A DNA window from Thermococcus sp. 4557 contains the following coding sequences:
- a CDS encoding NAD(P)/FAD-dependent oxidoreductase: MKIVVVGSGTAGSNFALFMRKLDRKAEITVIGKEGTMQYSPCALPHVISGTIEKPEDVIVFPNEFYERQKINLMLGTEVKSIDRERKVVITDKGEVLYDKLVLAVGSKAFIPPIKGVENEGVFTLKSLDDVRRIKAYIAERKPKKAVVIGAGLIGLEGAEAFAKLGMEVLVVELMDRLMPTMLDKDTAKLVQKEMEGHGVSFRFNEGVSEIIGSPVEAVRIGDEEVPADLVLVATGVRANTDLAKAAGLEVNRGIVVNEHLQTSDPDIYAIGDCAEVIDAVTGERTLSQLGTSAVRMAKVAAEHIAGKDASFRPVFNTAITELFGLEIGTFGITEERAKKAGVEIAVGKFKGSTKPEYYPGGKPITVKVIFRKSDRKLIGAQIVGGERVWGRIMTLSALAQKDATVEDVVYLETAYAPPVSPTIDPITVAAEMALRRFR, encoded by the coding sequence ATGAAAATCGTCGTTGTGGGTTCTGGCACAGCCGGAAGCAACTTCGCGCTGTTCATGCGCAAGCTCGACAGGAAGGCCGAGATAACCGTCATCGGAAAGGAGGGGACCATGCAGTACTCCCCCTGCGCCCTGCCGCACGTCATCAGCGGCACCATCGAGAAGCCCGAAGATGTTATCGTCTTCCCGAACGAGTTCTACGAGAGGCAGAAAATCAACCTCATGCTCGGAACGGAGGTCAAATCCATCGACCGCGAGAGGAAGGTCGTGATCACCGATAAGGGCGAGGTTCTCTACGACAAGCTCGTTCTGGCGGTTGGCTCCAAAGCTTTCATCCCGCCGATAAAGGGCGTCGAGAACGAGGGAGTCTTCACCCTCAAGAGCCTCGACGACGTGCGCAGGATCAAGGCCTACATCGCCGAGAGGAAGCCGAAGAAGGCCGTCGTCATCGGTGCTGGTTTAATCGGTCTCGAAGGGGCCGAAGCCTTCGCGAAGCTCGGCATGGAGGTCCTGGTCGTCGAGCTTATGGACCGGCTCATGCCGACGATGCTCGACAAGGACACCGCCAAGCTCGTCCAGAAGGAGATGGAGGGGCACGGCGTCTCCTTCAGGTTTAACGAGGGAGTCAGCGAGATCATCGGCAGTCCCGTCGAGGCGGTTAGGATAGGCGACGAGGAGGTTCCAGCCGACCTCGTTCTCGTCGCTACAGGCGTGAGAGCCAACACAGACCTCGCAAAGGCGGCCGGGCTTGAGGTGAATCGCGGTATAGTCGTGAACGAGCACCTCCAGACCAGCGATCCGGACATATACGCGATAGGCGACTGCGCAGAGGTCATCGACGCGGTAACCGGCGAGAGAACGCTCAGTCAGCTGGGAACGAGCGCGGTGAGGATGGCGAAGGTTGCCGCTGAACACATAGCCGGAAAGGACGCCTCCTTCAGGCCGGTCTTCAACACGGCGATAACCGAACTCTTTGGCCTCGAGATAGGCACCTTCGGAATAACCGAGGAGCGGGCGAAGAAGGCGGGGGTTGAGATAGCCGTCGGCAAGTTCAAGGGCTCCACCAAGCCGGAATACTATCCGGGTGGAAAGCCGATAACGGTCAAGGTTATCTTCAGAAAGTCAGACAGGAAGCTCATCGGAGCGCAGATAGTCGGCGGCGAGCGCGTCTGGGGCAGGATAATGACCCTCTCCGCTCTGGCACAGAAAGACGCGACGGTGGAGGACGTCGTTTATCTCGAGACCGCCTACGCCCCACCGGTGAGCCCGACGATAGACCCGATAACCGTTGCCGCCGAAATGGCCCTCAGGAGGTTCCGCTGA
- a CDS encoding endonuclease/exonuclease/phosphatase family protein yields the protein MKVDERDKILLGLGTGVLLASSLRVFVAGAYSSLEKTFFYGMNFPSGLGILLLLLAAFLVGRIARKGGAAIMAAYALALLATDATEYVHLLAAFALPVALALVKELDVKYLAMGLVADLSLRVLAVGAEPADFPYTRVVLALFLLLGAYALWKEPGTLKKPGFGLYAFAALLELGLIYPNAVMRYSGMTVYYLPGFVGFSLLLALAILLGPYLARKPTVAMALLIIGSAKLFLKPLSLVGLPIALASAIALVENAKGSRGGVIGAVYLFLVATLALGAYVGRDIGLPFMEDRLEALILVVSVIYALSAYRKSAEVSLPSVKEIAGPLLGVVVASVIVLALFNAGPTYVEAKKDVLVWTYNVHQGFGPYDGTFNGYEVVNLLAEQKPDVWLAQEVVGGMIGNGYQDVPLFVSAHLGYAYEYKPAVEGTYGIAVFSHWHMETESELNLESVGQARPAQKVSIEELGITVVNVHMGLSEEERAMQAEELLKFAEASPVAQVIAGDTNAEPDEKAIEILTRDYRDAFPERPPYTFLWERNGVVDKENIDYILLKNGWPAEVKDHGCLCDVLVSDHRPVWAVIELP from the coding sequence ATGAAGGTGGACGAGAGGGATAAAATACTGCTCGGTCTTGGAACTGGGGTGCTGCTGGCCTCGTCCCTCAGGGTCTTTGTGGCCGGAGCGTACTCAAGTCTGGAGAAGACTTTCTTCTATGGAATGAACTTCCCATCCGGACTGGGAATTCTCCTGCTCCTTCTGGCCGCCTTTCTCGTGGGGAGAATTGCCCGGAAGGGCGGAGCGGCAATAATGGCGGCCTACGCCCTCGCACTCCTCGCCACCGATGCCACGGAGTACGTCCATCTATTAGCGGCCTTCGCCCTGCCCGTTGCGCTCGCCCTCGTCAAGGAGCTTGACGTCAAGTACCTCGCCATGGGTCTCGTGGCGGACCTCTCGCTCCGCGTGCTGGCCGTTGGAGCCGAACCGGCCGACTTCCCGTACACGAGGGTTGTTCTGGCGCTCTTCCTGCTTCTAGGAGCTTATGCTCTCTGGAAGGAACCGGGAACGCTCAAGAAGCCCGGCTTCGGTCTCTACGCCTTCGCGGCCTTGCTCGAACTGGGGCTGATTTACCCCAACGCGGTGATGCGCTACTCCGGAATGACGGTCTATTACCTTCCGGGGTTCGTGGGTTTCTCCCTGCTCCTCGCCCTGGCGATACTGCTCGGCCCGTACCTCGCGAGGAAGCCGACGGTCGCGATGGCGCTCCTGATAATCGGCTCGGCGAAGCTCTTCCTCAAGCCCCTCTCGCTGGTGGGTCTCCCAATAGCTCTCGCCTCTGCCATCGCCCTCGTTGAGAACGCGAAGGGCAGCAGAGGGGGAGTCATCGGGGCCGTTTACCTGTTCCTCGTCGCCACGCTCGCCCTCGGAGCCTACGTCGGCAGGGACATAGGCCTGCCCTTCATGGAGGACAGGCTTGAGGCCCTCATTCTGGTTGTATCTGTCATCTACGCCCTCAGCGCCTACAGGAAGAGCGCCGAGGTAAGCCTTCCGAGCGTAAAGGAGATTGCTGGTCCACTCCTCGGCGTTGTGGTGGCCTCGGTCATCGTCCTCGCCCTCTTCAACGCGGGACCGACCTACGTCGAGGCCAAGAAGGACGTTCTCGTGTGGACCTACAACGTCCACCAGGGATTCGGGCCGTACGACGGAACGTTCAACGGCTACGAGGTTGTGAACCTTCTCGCCGAGCAGAAGCCCGACGTGTGGCTCGCCCAGGAGGTCGTCGGGGGAATGATAGGCAACGGCTACCAGGACGTTCCGCTCTTCGTCTCGGCCCACCTCGGCTACGCCTACGAGTACAAACCGGCCGTCGAGGGAACCTACGGAATAGCGGTCTTCTCCCACTGGCACATGGAGACGGAAAGCGAACTCAACCTCGAGAGCGTCGGCCAGGCGAGGCCGGCCCAGAAGGTCTCCATTGAGGAGCTTGGAATAACGGTGGTGAACGTCCACATGGGACTCAGTGAGGAGGAAAGGGCAATGCAGGCAGAGGAATTACTTAAGTTTGCCGAGGCCTCGCCGGTGGCCCAGGTGATAGCCGGCGACACCAACGCCGAGCCGGACGAGAAGGCGATAGAGATACTCACCCGCGACTACCGCGACGCCTTCCCCGAGAGGCCGCCCTACACGTTCCTCTGGGAGCGCAACGGCGTGGTCGATAAGGAGAACATCGACTACATACTGCTCAAGAACGGCTGGCCGGCCGAGGTTAAGGACCACGGCTGCCTCTGCGACGTCCTCGTGTCCGACCACAGGCCGGTGTGGGCGGTCATTGAACTGCCGTGA
- a CDS encoding polysaccharide deacetylase family protein yields the protein MMALLLHGNLQYAEIPKAEIGRVIEKAYVPVLSALLKREIPFALNITGFTLEILPEDVLRLVREGIESGLIEITGTAYSHAILPLLSLEGVEAQVRRDREVKETLLEVSPRLFFPPELAYDPILPAILRDNGYGTVFVDGEALLLSNHLNRAIKPVKPLYPHLIKAQRGEGNRYLNYLLGLRELKKSLKLVFPGKVILEAVKEIEAIPVWVNVNTVVMLGAGRFPLMNPRKSARWLKNLDDIVLYGTDIEFLGYRPLADYLITVDSFLEVFDALGSETRLPSELPHSGRKLYLRTSSWAPDKSLDIWRLDEGNARLNALSWNLRGEKAFLAENSDARGWEPLPERRLDAFRAVYEAWRGKDEEL from the coding sequence TTGATGGCTCTCCTCCTCCACGGCAACCTGCAGTACGCTGAGATACCGAAGGCGGAGATAGGAAGGGTCATCGAGAAGGCCTACGTTCCGGTTCTCTCGGCGCTCCTCAAAAGGGAAATCCCCTTCGCCCTCAACATAACTGGCTTCACGCTCGAAATCCTTCCCGAGGACGTGCTGAGGCTCGTGCGCGAGGGTATCGAGTCGGGGCTGATAGAGATAACCGGAACTGCCTACAGCCACGCGATACTGCCCCTCCTGAGCCTCGAGGGGGTTGAGGCCCAGGTGAGGAGGGACAGGGAGGTAAAGGAGACCCTCCTTGAAGTCTCCCCGAGGCTCTTCTTCCCGCCGGAGCTGGCCTACGACCCGATCCTGCCGGCCATACTCAGGGACAACGGCTACGGGACGGTTTTCGTTGACGGCGAAGCCCTCCTTCTCTCAAACCACCTCAACAGGGCGATAAAGCCTGTGAAGCCCCTCTACCCCCACCTCATCAAGGCCCAGCGGGGTGAGGGCAACAGGTACCTCAACTACCTTCTCGGCCTGAGGGAGCTGAAAAAGTCGCTCAAACTTGTCTTTCCGGGCAAAGTGATCCTCGAAGCGGTTAAGGAGATAGAGGCGATACCGGTATGGGTGAACGTGAACACCGTTGTCATGCTCGGTGCCGGGAGGTTTCCGCTGATGAACCCGAGAAAGAGCGCCAGGTGGCTGAAGAACCTTGATGATATAGTGCTCTACGGCACCGACATAGAGTTCTTAGGATACCGTCCATTGGCAGACTACCTGATAACCGTCGATTCCTTCCTTGAGGTCTTCGATGCCCTCGGCAGCGAGACACGGCTCCCCAGCGAGCTGCCGCACTCGGGCAGGAAGCTATACCTAAGAACCTCAAGCTGGGCGCCCGATAAAAGCCTTGACATATGGCGGCTCGACGAAGGCAACGCCAGGCTGAACGCCCTCTCCTGGAACCTGCGGGGAGAGAAGGCATTTCTGGCTGAGAACAGCGATGCGAGGGGCTGGGAGCCCCTGCCCGAGAGGAGGCTTGACGCATTTAGGGCGGTTTATGAAGCCTGGAGGGGTAAGGATGAAGAACTTTAG
- a CDS encoding C69 family dipeptidase, which translates to MCDILVATPEATREGTTLFAKNSDREPNEAQVLEFIPRTRHEEERVRLTYVEFPQVKETYAVILSRPWWMWGAEMGMNEFELAIGNTAVFTKVKVPEKGITGMDMIRLALERTKSAREALTFITGIVEQGLQGGNGSKSHKLYYFSSFIIADPKEAWVLETVGKEWAAKKIEGVYSISNALTIEGDWDMASEGVERLARKGSFSFARHFSDRFYTHFAHGRERRAFTLKKLKEREGEITLEYMMSLLRSHSFEPYRPEKGSMRDICMHYGGLTRPSQTASSQVSELGKGLHWFTGTSNPCLSIFKPVTFEGGLPDLGKEPTNRYDPDAYWWRFEAFHRRFLTNYRTYIEDFARERDRLQAEIVEKAREIEKTPEDLRALTEWAFREEAKLLERWEKIVKPGRLPLLFGRSWRKVNEEAGLNLEG; encoded by the coding sequence ATGTGCGATATTCTCGTGGCCACTCCCGAGGCCACCAGGGAGGGAACAACTCTCTTCGCCAAGAACAGCGACCGCGAGCCGAACGAGGCTCAGGTACTTGAGTTCATACCGAGGACCAGGCACGAGGAGGAGAGAGTCCGGTTAACCTATGTGGAGTTCCCGCAGGTGAAGGAGACCTACGCGGTAATCCTCTCCCGCCCCTGGTGGATGTGGGGGGCAGAGATGGGTATGAACGAGTTCGAGCTGGCGATAGGCAACACCGCGGTCTTCACGAAGGTCAAGGTGCCGGAGAAAGGAATAACCGGAATGGACATGATACGCCTCGCCCTTGAGAGGACGAAGAGCGCGAGAGAGGCTCTGACATTCATAACCGGCATCGTTGAGCAGGGTTTGCAGGGTGGAAACGGGAGCAAAAGCCACAAGCTCTACTACTTCAGCTCCTTCATAATAGCCGACCCCAAGGAGGCGTGGGTTCTTGAGACGGTTGGGAAGGAGTGGGCCGCAAAGAAAATCGAGGGTGTTTACTCCATCTCCAACGCCCTCACGATAGAAGGCGACTGGGACATGGCATCCGAGGGCGTCGAGAGGCTCGCGAGAAAGGGTTCTTTCAGCTTTGCGAGGCACTTCTCGGACCGCTTTTACACCCACTTCGCCCACGGCAGGGAGAGGAGGGCCTTCACGCTGAAGAAGCTGAAGGAACGTGAGGGCGAGATAACGCTCGAGTACATGATGTCCCTTCTTCGCTCCCACTCCTTTGAGCCCTACCGCCCGGAGAAGGGCTCGATGAGGGACATATGCATGCACTACGGCGGCCTAACGAGGCCATCTCAGACTGCCTCTTCTCAGGTTTCCGAGCTTGGAAAGGGCCTCCACTGGTTCACGGGTACTTCAAACCCCTGTCTGAGCATCTTCAAGCCGGTGACCTTCGAGGGCGGCCTCCCAGACCTCGGAAAGGAACCCACCAACCGCTACGATCCCGATGCATACTGGTGGCGCTTCGAGGCCTTCCACAGGAGGTTCCTGACGAACTACCGCACCTACATCGAGGACTTCGCCCGCGAGAGGGATAGACTGCAGGCCGAGATAGTGGAGAAGGCAAGGGAGATTGAGAAGACGCCGGAGGATTTGAGAGCTTTGACGGAATGGGCCTTCAGAGAAGAGGCCAAACTCCTCGAAAGGTGGGAGAAGATTGTGAAGCCCGGAAGGCTTCCCCTCCTCTTCGGGCGGAGCTGGAGAAAGGTTAACGAGGAGGCAGGACTCAATCTGGAGGGTTGA
- a CDS encoding MFS transporter: MRRELTVLQGRREKAGKLRRLKVKRKNVLLLAVSMFLANVAFGMAFPYLSVYMRLLGGTMLMVGLLSVAFNLTSTVFQYPFGWLSDSTGNRKGFIALGLFSTGVFYTAMALVSTPLALLALRTAQGALGSAMMPAKSALIAELSTRIGSAYGIFSTVENSGFMVGNFLGGFLVKRTGIDGIFVFSGVLLVISTAIALAMRERPRGRRAPRLLLIPQEGRESERVTVRKTALGKLMRGELGLFYLSVLLAMIASGQVYSVVSVYFGETFGEEWVGILFGIDSLAAALSGYYIGKLIDRHGARNFYLLSIAGYGIAFLGYAFAKNIYLMLPVAFISGVKWSMTLNSSSTYVAERVKVSERGQAMGLLNAMMSLGWVVGPLIGGYLSGISFTLNFVSTLIPLGLAFVLALKLPG, translated from the coding sequence ATGAGGAGGGAGCTGACGGTACTCCAGGGACGCAGGGAGAAGGCGGGGAAGCTGAGGAGGCTGAAGGTGAAGAGGAAGAACGTCCTCCTGTTAGCCGTCTCCATGTTCCTCGCCAACGTCGCCTTCGGAATGGCCTTCCCCTACCTGAGCGTCTACATGCGCCTCCTCGGCGGAACGATGCTGATGGTCGGCCTCCTGAGCGTTGCCTTCAACCTGACCTCGACGGTCTTCCAGTACCCATTCGGCTGGCTGTCGGACTCGACCGGCAACAGGAAGGGCTTCATAGCCCTCGGTCTGTTTTCGACCGGCGTGTTCTACACAGCAATGGCGCTCGTATCCACTCCCCTCGCCCTCCTCGCCCTCAGAACGGCCCAGGGAGCTTTGGGTTCGGCGATGATGCCGGCCAAGTCTGCCCTCATAGCGGAGCTATCCACGAGGATAGGCTCGGCCTACGGTATCTTCTCCACCGTCGAGAACTCGGGCTTCATGGTGGGCAACTTCCTCGGCGGCTTCCTCGTGAAGAGAACTGGGATAGATGGGATATTCGTGTTCTCAGGTGTCCTGCTGGTGATTTCCACTGCGATAGCCCTGGCCATGCGCGAGAGGCCGAGGGGGAGGAGGGCCCCCAGGTTGCTCCTTATCCCCCAGGAGGGAAGGGAGAGCGAAAGGGTGACGGTCAGGAAAACAGCCCTCGGGAAGCTCATGAGGGGCGAGCTTGGTCTGTTCTACCTCAGCGTCCTGCTGGCGATGATAGCGAGTGGGCAGGTCTACTCGGTGGTCTCGGTCTACTTCGGCGAGACCTTCGGCGAGGAGTGGGTCGGGATTCTCTTCGGCATAGACTCCCTCGCGGCTGCCCTCAGCGGCTACTACATCGGGAAGCTGATAGACAGGCACGGCGCCAGGAACTTCTACCTGCTCTCCATAGCCGGCTACGGTATAGCCTTCCTCGGCTACGCCTTCGCGAAGAACATCTACCTGATGCTCCCCGTCGCCTTCATCTCGGGCGTGAAGTGGTCGATGACGCTGAACTCATCCTCCACCTACGTCGCCGAGAGGGTGAAGGTGAGCGAACGCGGCCAGGCGATGGGCCTTCTAAACGCCATGATGAGCCTCGGCTGGGTGGTAGGGCCGCTAATCGGGGGCTACCTCTCTGGAATAAGCTTCACGCTGAACTTCGTCAGCACACTGATTCCCCTCGGGCTGGCATTCGTTTTGGCCCTCAAACTGCCAGGGTGA
- a CDS encoding glycoside hydrolase family 1 protein has translation MLRFPDGFLLGTATSSYQIEGDNVWSDWWYWAEKGKLPPAGKACNSWELYEKDIELMAGLGYRAYRFSIEWGRVFPEEGRPNEEALMRYQGIIDLLNENGITPMLTLHHFTLPTWFALRGGFEKEGNLEYWRSYVEMIADNIEGVELIATFNEPMVYAVASYVEGMWPPFRKNPLKAERVAVNLIKAHAIAYEILRGKFRVGIVKNRPHFIPASDSERDKKARDEIEYTFNRSILDGILTGRFRGFMRTFDVPASGLDWLGMNYYNIMKVKAVRNPLKRFAVEDANVGRKTDMGWSVYPRGIYEGLRAFSEYNLPLCVTENGIATLDDEWRVEFIVQHLQYVHRALEEGIDVRGYFYWSLIDNYEWAEGFRPRFGLVEADYETFERRPRRSAHIYGEIAKNGEIDDELLGRYGISGG, from the coding sequence ATGCTCAGGTTTCCGGATGGATTTCTCCTCGGAACGGCAACGTCTTCCTACCAGATAGAGGGCGACAACGTCTGGAGCGACTGGTGGTACTGGGCTGAAAAAGGAAAGCTTCCCCCCGCCGGAAAGGCCTGCAACTCCTGGGAGCTGTACGAGAAAGACATCGAACTGATGGCCGGGCTGGGCTACAGGGCCTACCGCTTCTCCATCGAATGGGGACGGGTCTTTCCGGAGGAGGGAAGGCCGAACGAAGAGGCCTTAATGCGCTACCAGGGCATCATCGACCTTCTCAACGAGAACGGGATTACCCCTATGCTCACGCTCCACCACTTCACCCTGCCCACGTGGTTCGCCCTCAGGGGTGGCTTCGAAAAGGAGGGTAACCTCGAGTACTGGAGGAGCTACGTTGAGATGATAGCCGACAACATTGAAGGGGTTGAACTAATAGCGACGTTCAACGAACCGATGGTCTATGCGGTCGCTTCCTATGTGGAGGGTATGTGGCCGCCCTTCAGAAAAAACCCGCTGAAGGCGGAGAGGGTCGCGGTAAACCTGATTAAAGCCCACGCCATCGCCTACGAGATCCTTCGCGGCAAGTTCCGGGTCGGGATAGTGAAGAACCGCCCGCACTTCATTCCGGCGAGCGATTCCGAGAGGGATAAAAAGGCGAGGGACGAGATAGAGTACACCTTCAACCGTTCTATACTGGACGGAATCCTGACCGGGAGATTCAGGGGTTTCATGAGGACCTTCGACGTTCCCGCGAGCGGCCTCGACTGGCTCGGGATGAACTACTACAACATCATGAAGGTCAAAGCTGTGAGGAACCCGCTCAAACGCTTCGCCGTTGAGGACGCCAACGTGGGCAGGAAAACCGATATGGGCTGGAGCGTCTACCCACGGGGCATCTACGAGGGGCTGAGGGCCTTTTCGGAGTACAACCTTCCGCTCTGCGTCACCGAAAACGGCATAGCGACGCTCGACGATGAGTGGCGGGTGGAGTTCATAGTCCAGCACCTCCAGTACGTCCACAGGGCCTTGGAAGAGGGCATCGACGTTAGGGGCTACTTCTACTGGTCGCTCATAGACAACTACGAGTGGGCCGAGGGTTTCAGGCCGCGCTTTGGGCTGGTAGAAGCCGACTACGAGACCTTCGAGAGGAGGCCTAGGAGGAGCGCCCACATCTACGGCGAAATCGCGAAAAATGGGGAGATAGATGACGAACTGCTTGGAAGATATGGGATATCAGGTGGCTGA
- a CDS encoding MFS transporter: MKNFRRKVSIVLLVLMAAFLMADQNLLPPNYQQIMEEFGITETQMGLVSTIFVATSALITIVWGFLSDIKGRKKLLVIGVLLGEIPCFLTAYVTSYWELLAMRLLTGIGIGSIIPIGYSLIADMFEEEKRGRGYSYIETAFGFGTLFGMIIAGLIASWRTPFIIAAVPNFILAPLFYLIAEEPKRGEGEKELREVLEKGYEYTYRISWDVVKKSLKTKTNILIFIQGIIGTVPWGIIMYWLVSFFIVTRGMGKDTATFVLLIVGVSTVIGSLLGGFVGDYFEARQRGGRALITGAAIFLGMLAAIGIILYPLPSELTPAHWVGITLYSFAFLQFVSYAGPNVRAIVSQVNLPEDRGTVFGLFNILDNVGKATGPLFGGFLIETLRSMGYSNALAYEYTLIIGALFWIPCALVWLWIRKQYPEDRDRIKETLRKRAEELTRGSAT, encoded by the coding sequence ATGAAGAACTTTAGGAGGAAGGTCTCGATAGTCCTGCTCGTTCTGATGGCCGCTTTCCTCATGGCAGACCAGAACCTGCTCCCACCGAACTATCAGCAGATAATGGAGGAGTTCGGGATAACCGAAACCCAGATGGGTCTCGTCTCAACGATCTTCGTCGCCACGAGCGCACTGATAACGATAGTCTGGGGCTTTCTGTCCGACATCAAGGGGAGGAAGAAGCTCCTCGTCATAGGCGTCCTTCTCGGGGAGATACCCTGCTTCCTGACGGCCTACGTCACGAGCTACTGGGAACTTCTGGCGATGCGTCTGCTTACCGGTATAGGCATAGGGTCAATAATCCCCATCGGATACTCGCTCATAGCCGATATGTTCGAGGAAGAGAAGAGGGGAAGGGGCTACTCCTACATTGAAACGGCCTTCGGCTTTGGAACGCTCTTCGGCATGATAATCGCCGGCCTCATCGCGAGCTGGAGAACACCGTTCATCATAGCCGCTGTCCCCAACTTTATCCTCGCACCGCTCTTCTATCTCATTGCCGAGGAGCCCAAGAGAGGGGAAGGCGAGAAGGAGCTGAGGGAGGTCCTCGAGAAGGGCTACGAGTACACGTACCGGATCAGCTGGGACGTGGTCAAAAAGTCGCTCAAAACGAAGACGAACATCCTGATCTTCATCCAAGGAATCATCGGTACGGTCCCCTGGGGCATTATAATGTACTGGCTGGTGTCCTTCTTCATCGTTACGAGGGGAATGGGCAAGGACACCGCAACCTTCGTGCTACTCATCGTGGGTGTTTCCACGGTTATAGGAAGCCTCCTCGGCGGATTCGTGGGCGACTACTTCGAGGCGAGGCAGAGGGGTGGAAGGGCGCTTATCACGGGGGCGGCGATATTCCTCGGCATGCTGGCGGCGATAGGGATAATCCTCTACCCTCTCCCGAGTGAACTGACGCCCGCACACTGGGTGGGGATAACACTCTACTCCTTCGCCTTCCTCCAGTTCGTCTCCTATGCCGGGCCGAACGTGAGGGCGATAGTCTCCCAGGTAAACCTCCCCGAGGACAGGGGGACGGTTTTCGGCCTCTTCAACATCCTCGACAACGTAGGAAAGGCGACCGGCCCGCTCTTCGGCGGCTTCCTGATAGAGACCCTCCGGAGCATGGGGTACTCGAACGCCCTGGCCTACGAGTACACACTCATAATAGGTGCCCTCTTCTGGATTCCCTGCGCCCTTGTGTGGCTCTGGATAAGGAAGCAGTACCCCGAGGACAGGGACAGAATAAAGGAGACCCTGAGAAAAAGGGCAGAAGAACTGACGAGGGGTTCAGCCACCTGA
- a CDS encoding RNA 2'-phosphotransferase: protein MPPRVKVGRLMAYILRHSPEEFGLKPDVEGFVPLSELVRALRTVYPDVTEDFVWEIVERDSKGRYEIRGDKIRARYGHSFPVSLNHEEDRESRVLYHGTPRRNLERIMREGLKPMRRQFVHLSTSRSEALETGRRHGKDVVLLIIDAECLRRKGLRVYKAGKNVRIVEKVPPECITLAV from the coding sequence ATGCCGCCGAGGGTCAAGGTTGGCAGGCTGATGGCCTACATTCTCCGCCACTCGCCGGAGGAGTTCGGGCTTAAACCCGACGTTGAGGGCTTTGTGCCGCTGAGCGAACTCGTCAGGGCGCTCCGAACGGTTTACCCGGACGTTACCGAGGATTTTGTGTGGGAGATCGTCGAGAGGGACTCCAAGGGGCGCTACGAGATAAGGGGGGATAAAATCCGCGCCCGCTACGGCCACAGCTTTCCAGTCTCTTTGAACCACGAGGAGGACAGGGAGTCGAGGGTTCTCTACCACGGCACGCCGAGGAGGAACCTTGAGAGGATTATGCGCGAGGGACTCAAGCCGATGAGGAGGCAGTTCGTCCACCTGAGCACGAGCAGGAGCGAGGCCCTCGAAACCGGCAGGAGACACGGAAAAGATGTGGTTCTGCTAATCATAGATGCGGAATGCCTGAGGAGAAAGGGTTTAAGGGTTTACAAAGCCGGAAAGAACGTGAGGATAGTGGAGAAAGTCCCGCCTGAGTGCATCACCCTGGCAGTTTGA
- a CDS encoding galactokinase, with amino-acid sequence MYRVDSSGRVNLIGEHTDYALGYVMPMAINLYTVLHAQEDEKARVYSQIFREVKEFDLDKIQRAGDWADYVRGIFWALKEEGHDVGGMKGILGGDLPIGSGLSSSASLELAVLAFLNEAYELNLLPIEMALLAQKAENEFVGVPCGILDQFAIVHGKRGHVIFLDTDTLRHEYIGFPSDVRVLVFYTGVKREISGSAYAERRKVAEEALRLLGKRTSKEVEEEDLRSLPSLYRRFFGYIVRENRRVLEARDALRSGDVRAFGELMTASHWDLARNYDVSSEELDFFVRKAAELGAYGAKLTGAGFGGSAVAIVPEELALDIAMRVTDEYVRHFNWEPDYHLVSPSDGVSVRRV; translated from the coding sequence GTGTACCGCGTTGATTCATCCGGAAGGGTCAACCTGATCGGGGAGCACACTGACTACGCGCTCGGCTACGTTATGCCTATGGCCATAAACCTCTACACGGTCCTGCACGCCCAGGAGGACGAAAAAGCAAGGGTTTATTCCCAGATTTTTCGGGAAGTGAAGGAGTTCGACCTCGACAAAATCCAGAGAGCCGGCGACTGGGCGGATTACGTCAGGGGAATATTCTGGGCTCTGAAGGAAGAAGGCCACGACGTCGGGGGAATGAAGGGAATCCTTGGCGGAGACCTGCCGATAGGTTCCGGACTGAGCTCCTCAGCGAGCCTGGAGCTGGCAGTTTTGGCCTTCCTGAACGAGGCCTACGAGCTGAACCTCCTTCCGATAGAGATGGCACTCCTGGCCCAGAAGGCGGAGAACGAGTTCGTCGGTGTCCCCTGCGGCATACTCGACCAGTTCGCGATCGTCCACGGAAAGAGAGGGCACGTCATTTTCCTGGACACAGACACACTGAGGCACGAGTACATCGGGTTCCCGAGCGATGTCAGGGTTCTCGTGTTTTACACCGGGGTCAAAAGGGAAATCTCAGGGTCGGCCTACGCCGAGAGGAGGAAGGTCGCGGAGGAAGCCCTTCGGCTCCTCGGAAAGAGAACCTCCAAGGAGGTCGAAGAGGAGGATCTGAGGAGCCTTCCCTCGCTCTACCGGCGCTTCTTCGGCTACATAGTGAGAGAAAACCGGCGCGTCCTCGAGGCGAGGGACGCCCTGAGGAGCGGCGACGTCAGGGCCTTCGGCGAGCTGATGACCGCCTCGCACTGGGACTTGGCCAGAAACTACGACGTCTCAAGCGAGGAGCTCGACTTCTTCGTGAGGAAGGCGGCCGAACTCGGCGCCTACGGTGCCAAACTGACCGGTGCCGGCTTCGGCGGTTCCGCGGTGGCCATAGTGCCCGAGGAGCTGGCCCTGGATATCGCTATGAGGGTCACCGACGAGTACGTCAGACACTTCAACTGGGAGCCGGACTACCACCTCGTCAGTCCGAGCGACGGAGTGAGCGTGAGGAGGGTCTGA